The Acidovorax sp. RAC01 genomic sequence CTGGGCCACCATCTGCTGAATGCGGGCCTCGCTCTCGCGCTCCTTGACCTGCACCTCGCGCTCTTTCAGCTCGTACATCAGCTCCTGCTTGATCTGTGCCCGCAGTGCCTCGGGGTCCACCTTGCCGGAGCTGGCCGCCTTGATGGCCTCGACCACCTCCTTCTTGCGAGGCAGGTCCATCAGGTCGATCATGAACGGCATCACCACCTGCTGAATCTCGGGCGGCGCGGCCTTGACGGCTTCTGACAGGGCGTTGAGCTGCTGGGCGCGGAAGCTGCTGCTGCTCGGCACATCCTCCAGGGCGACTTTGATGCGCGTGCGCTGCACATCGTTGCTCAGGTAGGGCATCCCCGTCTCGGGGTCCACCTCGGGTTTGTTCAGCACCACGGTGCGTGGCGGGTTCAGTGTGTCGCCCTCGATCACGATGGTCTGCTCCTCCTTGCCCATGTCCTCCATGATGAGGGCCAGCTGCAGCTCGCCCACCATCGTGCGCCCGTCCTTGAAGTTGTCCATCAGGTCGGCCAGCGTCACCTGGGACTGCTCCAGCTGCGTCTGCTCCTGCACACCGCTGGTCGCCGTGCCCGTGCGGCCCTGCAATGCCGGGGTGACGGGAGATACCCGCTCCAGTGCCGCGCGGCTGTCGGCCATCAGCTGGAACTGCTGGGCGTTGAGCTGGAAATCGCGCTTCACCTCGAAGCGTGCACCGGGCTCATTCATGGCCTCCGGGTTGAGGATGATGTCCGCGTCCGGTCGTGCCACCTGGCGCCGGAATTGCTCGTCCGTCATCGCAACCGCGCCCTTTGTGCGCTCGGTGCGGGTCGCGGCCATGCCCCAGCGCAGCTTCGCCTGGGTGGAATTCAGATTGTCCTGCGGGTAGATCATGTCCCGCACCACGCCGAATGGCACGCCGGTCATATCCTCGACGTAGCCCCAAAACGGGACGTAGGGGAAGTGGCGATGCGGGTATGGCGTAGGGCCATCGTGCAGGCAGTGCGGGCCCATCCAGTAGCTGCGGCGGACCCGGGCCACGGTCGTGCGCTCCAGCGTGCCCTGCCCGCTCGCCACGGCAGCCTGGTGATTGGGGTTGCTCTGGTCGAACTCGACCACGCGGCCGCCCTTCAACCGCATGATGATGGTGTTCACCCAGCGGCGATACCACAGTTCCACCAGGCACACCTCATCTGTTTCCTTGCGATACCACGCTTGCTCACGACTGGTCCACGCACGGCTGGTGTTCATGTCCGACTGCAGGCCGGTCGATACGCCACCCTCGACGACATAGCCACCATAGCCACCAATGCCGCTTGCAGCGTCCGCCTGCGCGATGAGATCCTTTTTATCGGGGAAGGCAGCCATGGCGCGCGAGCGCTTGATGTACCGCTCGCGGAACAGCCAGCCCGCATCGCTCAGGTCTTTCTCCTTGGCGCGCATGTCCCAAAAGACTTCGTTGCGGTGCACATACCGGCAGCGATACGGATACCCGAAAGGGTCCGAACTACGTGCCACCTCGACAAAGCCCAGGCCCACACTTGCCTGCGGGCGGAAGGCGGCCGACATTGCCGAATCCGCGCCGCTGTGCCGCTCGGCCTGGTTCAGCCGGTAGTTCAGCGCATCGGCCACATCCTGCCCGCCTGGGTCGCCATCGGGGGTGATACGCCAATCGGTGCGCGTCTTGGCTTCGTAGCCGCAGATAGCCGCGATGGCCGGGCCGATGATGTTCTCCTTGGCCGGGGGAATGCCGATGGCTTTCAGGCGCTGCAGCAGCTGGCTATCGAGCTGGTTGCCGTCCACATAGTCGGCCTCCTTGTCGGCAGCTGCGCGCCATGGCGGCTGGTCGATGGCCTCGTTGATGATGTCCCCGAACTCGCGGAGCGTCATCGGCTCGCCCAGGTCGGCGCCGGCGTGGGGTTTGAATAGTTGCATGGTGGGCCTCGGTATCAGGTGCGCCAGTCGGCGGGCGGTGGTTCTCGGTAGCTGGTGCTGGTGCCGTAGGCGTCATCGCCGGGCCGGTACAACCCGGCTTCCTTGGCTTGTGCCCACTGGCGCATGGCGTCGGCGCCCTCGGTGCAGCCGTTGCCCTTGTCGGGCTCGTCGGTGAACTTATTGAGGGCCTGGCTGAACTTTTTGCGGTAGCCGCGCAGGCGCTCAATGCCAAACGCGCACTGGTCCTTGTCGATCCATGCGCCTTTCAGGTGCTTGCGCAGGGTGTGAATGCCGGTCATCAACTCGGTGACACGGGGCACGATCACGAACTGCTGCCCAGGCATGAGGGTCTGCAGCATCTGCTTTGTCGATCGGTTGAAGTCGCCCAGGCGCTTGTGGTCGGCGTCGTGTGGCAGGAAGTGCTTGCCGAACACATAGCCCAGGCTCTGCAGGTGGCGCACGTAGTGCCTCAAGTCCTCGTTGTGTTCTTCGTAGTAGTTGATGAAACGGTCCTCGCCGCGCAGGGACTGGGCAAACCAGATCGCGCAGCCGTCGCTGTTGCCGATGTCCCAGAACGTGTAGACAGGCATGTCCAGCGGGGGCACGCTGGTAAGGCCTCCGCGCTTGGTCAGCACCACCATGGTCTTGGTGAGGTAGTGGCCTTCCGTGGATTGCTGGAAAGCCTCCTGGGGCGTTGATGGGTACTCCTGCCACATGCGTTCCTCGCGTCCAGCGAAGTCGGCCGCCACGGTCGCGGCGTACCACGCGCGCTGCTCGGGGTCGATCTTGGTGGCGGCGTTGACCTCCACCTCGTCGAAGTAGTCGTGCAGATCCTCGGACACAGACACCGTGGTGGCGTCCATGCGGTAGTTCGGCTCCTGCCACCAGGCGTAGAAGTGGAAACGGTAGTCCCGCTCGGTCAGCACCTGGTGGGCGTAGTGCAGGGCCTCGGCGCGCTTGCACAGCTCGTAGAACTCCCCATTGGCGCCTTCGGCCGTGGATTCGATCACCAGGATGCCGGTCGTAGGCACGGCGGGTATCGAGCCCGTCATCACCTCCTTGGCCTTGTCCGGGTACTTCGCGCAAATCTTCCCGAACTCGCTGATGTGCAGGCGGTGGATGGTCCCAGAGCGCATCGACGTGGCCACGCGCACGCTGCTGTTGTTGTGCGCAAAAAGCAGCTCGGTGGCGCTGTCGCGCGCCAAGGGGAAGCGGTCGCGGATTTCTTCGGGCAGGTGCTGGTAGGCGTACTTCACCTTGTCGCGGAAGATCGCCTCGGCCGCCTCGCGGTCCTGCGCGATGATCCCGCACCGCTGGTCGGCGTTGAACAGCGCATGGTCCAGCCACAGGATTGCAATCAGCGTCGTGAAACCCAGCTGGCGGGCCTTGAGGATGATGTTGCGGTGCCACAGCCGCTTGATGAACCGGCGCTGCGCACGGTTGGGCACAAACGGGCGGCTGAACGTCTCGCCTTCCTCGCCGTTGCCCTTCACCATAATCTTGTAGAGGCAGCCGGAGAAAATCCGCCACTCGGGATCTTGCAGGCAGCGCTCCAGCTCCGCCTCGCTGGTGGGCAGCTGGTTCAATGGGACGCTGGTACGGGCGGCCACATCAATCCTCGTCGTCGTCCTGAACCTGCGCCTTCATGGGCAGGCCGGCCGATGTGGTGCGCTCGGGGTCGTTCTGCACGGGCGCGAAGCCATTGCCGTTGCCTTGGGCAATGCGTGTCAGCAGCGCAGAAAGCGGGTCGGCCTTCTGCTGGTTGTCCTTCTCGTACAGCCCGACGTGCTTGGCCAGCTTCTCTACGGCGTCCATCTTCGAGTGCGATAGCACCTCGATGCCGTACTTCGTCTCCTTGGCGCCCGCATACAGAGCCACAGCGGCAGGGGTGAGGCTGCGCGTGTCCTTGATGACTGTGCGGGCATGGCCTTCACCCACGCAATCGGGGCAGTCGGGGTGTGGTGGGCGGTGGGGGTTGTACCCAATGCCGCCCTCTTGGTCGAAGTCGGCCGGGTCTTTGCCATCCTTGCGCCATTGCTCCACAGCTGCGTTCATTTCGCCCACGGTGCGCTGGCGCTTGAACCCTTCGCCCCAGCAGTGGCGGCAGCAGCCCTTGCGCACTTCCACAAGCTCGCGGGCGTCCGCAAAGGCCACCAGGGCTATCTCGGTCAGCACCCGGTCTGCGGTGATGCCTGTGCGCTCCTGCTGGGCCTTGCGTGCTATCGAAATTGCAGCCTGAACACTAACGTTTGCTAACAGCCTTGAGCCCTGCTCATTGGCTGTGTGCGCGCTGTATCCCGCCCGAATCGCGGCCTGGGTGGCGTTCAGGTCCACCATGTATTCATCCACAAACCGCTGCTGTTTCGGGGTCAAGCCCTTATCTGCATTGTCCGTGCTGCTATCAATTTTGATTGCCTTGGTGGGTGCGGGCTTTGGCTTGGGCGCTACAGGCTTCTTCTTCGCAGGCGCACCGATGCCCGCGGCACTCTTACGCGCAGCGGGCTTCTTCGCCGGGGGCTTCTTGGGGGGCGCCTTCCTGGGCGCGGGTGTTGATGCCATGGGCCCGGAGTGTTCCGGGCGCTGGGCGGGGCGTCTAACCCGATGGGGGGGTTACTGATCCGGCCAAGGTGCTATACCAGCCGCGATAGCAGCACAAGCAAGGGCCGTGCGCTTGTCTATGGGGTGATCGCCTGCCACCAGCTTGGCAAAGCCTGAGCGGGATATACCCAGAGCCTCAGCAGCCTTCTCGTATGTGTAGCCCATGGCCTGCTGCCATGCGCGGAGGTCGGCGGGGGTCATCTCATTACCAGTTGTCGGTGCCTGCGCGCTCGCGGGCAACAATTGCAGCCATGTGCTCTTGGGTCGCATGCCCAGACCACACATAGTCAGCAAAGCCAGGAACAGCGATTTTCACGGCAGCAACGGTCTGGTCTGCTTTACGCAATGCTGAGCATGCAGGCATCAAACCATCGCCAGTCAGGCGAGCGCCGGAAAGATCATCTGCGGTGCGAATTTCCTTGGTGGTGACTTGGCCGTTTGTGTGCAGGATGCGAGCTGTGAATTCCATTTTCTTCTCCCACACCCGGAATCGAGTGCATGGGGTGTATTATGCAGTGTAGTTGCTACACTGTCAACAACTAATTTAACAGCGCCAACTGCTTTGGCTCCACGTCCGTCGCCTGCACATTGTTGCGCAGGGCCTTGATCTCCCGGCGTGCTTCTTTCAGCTCGCGGGCCAGCTCGTGGCACAGCACCACGGCCCGGTTGGAGCTTTCGGCCTGGGCCAACTCGTGCAGGTGCCCGTAGAACTTGCGCGCGATCGTGCGGGCCTCTGCGGGGGTCAACTCCAAATAGTCGCTCCCGACTTCCAGCTTCACCATGCCATCCGGCAGATCCGTGGTGCTGATGGGCCGCGTGGCCGGGAAGTGCTCCACCACCTCCAATTCCCCATTGCCGGCGCGGCGTAGTTGGTCTTTTTCGATCCAGCGCTCCACATGGTCGTCCACGATGCCAGGCTTCAGGCCAGTCAGGTCAGCCAGGGCGCGGCGGTTGATGCGGCGCTCCGTGTTGCGCAATTCAAGGATGGTCTGCCAGATCAGATGGCCATTTTTAAAGCGATCGCGCTTTGCGTCGTCGGTGGCCAGCATGGCGCCTGGGGTCTGCGGTGTTTGCGTGGTCATTGGCGTTGGTCCTCCGGTATCATTGCGATTGCTCAGGTCGCAAGATCGGGGAGGCCCGCTTCGGCGGGCTTTCTTTTTTCAGGGGCTGAACAGCCTCCGAACAGTCACTGCGAGCGCATCCACCTCGTCCATCTTCTTGATGGCCCACATGCGGCGCTGGCCGTGTAGGCCCATCAGCGCACCCTGGTGGCACGACTTGCATAGCGCAACGACCGTGAAGTGTTGGCCCTGCTTGATGTGATGCGCGTCGCTCGGGCCGGGCTGGTCGCAAACTGAGCACGGGAGTGCCTTCACCGCAGCGATGTGATATTGCTCACGCCCACTCATCGCCTTGGCATTCTTCGACCTCACAGCAAGTACCCCCTGGACTGCATGAAATCAATTGGGTCTTTCGCCGACTTGCGCACGTTGCAGGTCGGACACAAAAGCTGGATGTTGAGCGGCGAGTGGTCTCCGCCCCTTGCAATTGGCGTAATGTGGTCGACGTGGTACGCGTCCTTGATGGAGCGTCGGCAAACCACGCACATCCATTTCTGGCGCGTGCCGATTTTTTTCACCGTGCCAGGCGGTAGGCGGCCAATCTTCTTCCCGCTGCGGCGTTGACGAAATTCACGCACCTTTTCGGGGTTCTCAGCGCGGTATTTCCTAAGCCGCTCCTTCCCGCCCTCTGACCTCCACTTTTCGCGCTGCCTTTCCCGAACCGCCTCCCTGCCACCTTTCCAAGAAGGATGCGCTGCGCCTTTTTTGTGGGCGGTGCCATTTATTGCGACCGATGCCTTTCTTGCCTCGGCTGCGCGCGCGAGGTTTCCTGGCGTTGTCAGATGGCCGGAAGCACAGCGAACACTGCAATACTTGCCATTCCCACTGTCCAGTTGGCTTTTCTTGGCAGTGAAAGATGCCCCGCATTGAATGCACACCCGAGTACGCAAAGCCCTAAGTTCTTCGGAGGCTCTATCGATCGCCGCGTCCTTGCAGGCTTGTCCGCAATAGATGTTGCGAAGCCTGCGGCCTTCCATAGCCCCACCACAGCCCTTGCATCGCTTGTCATTCATCACTGCACACCCCCGATGATTTCGCCCGTGTCCGGGTCAACCTGCATCCCCTCCCACTGCTGAAAGCTCGCGGGAAAAGTCACCCCCAGCTCCGTCGCGGCAAAGGCGCTCACGCGGTCGATCAGCTGGCTGTAGCCCTTCACGCCCAAGTCCTCGGTGCTCACGCGCACGCGGGTCCGGGTTTTCTTGCCGGTGATGGGGTTCTTGTGGGTCAGGGTCTTGAAGCCCAGGTACTCCTTGCGGAAGTGCTCCTTCCACACGGCCAGCGGGTAGTGCTGCCCGCCCGGGGTGGCCTGCTGCGCGATGCTCTTGAGCACCACGCCGTGGTAGAAGCGGCGCTGCCGGTCGGTCTTGGCGTCCTCATGCAGGCGCACCTCAACATGCAACCGGTGCCCAGCGGCCCACATGCTCTTGCACCAGGGCGCAAGCACGTTCTTGAAGTGCTGGCCAGCCTGAACGGGCTCGTTCCAAGTGGCTTGCAGGGCAAGGTCAGCCACGGCGCACCTCCACCCGTACCAACCCGCCCACCTCGTCGGCCTTGCTGATCGTCAGGCTCCAGCGCTTGTCATCCACTCCCAGCACATCGGCCAGGCCATCAAGGCCCGACTTCATGCGCGCCAAGCAGTTGTCCAGGTCATGCGCGCGGCGGTTCGGTGGCACGAAAACAAGCGTCAGGTGCAGTTTTTCTGCATCCAGACGCTGGGCGCCCTGCTCTTTCGCGGTCCAGGCGCACGCGGCGCGGTAGGCCTTCTTGGCGCGGGCCAGCTTGCTCCAGTGAACTCTGGAGTTCGGGCTGAGGATCGTTGGGGGCCATGGAAGAATAAAGTTCACAGCGTGCACCCTTCATGAATAGCTCTTTTCCGCTCCAGGTACGCGGCGTGAGCTTCCTCTGCAGTGGGGAAAGCCCCAATCGTTTGCGGCCGTCCTTTGAACCAAATTCGAGCGGAATAGCTGCTTGCACGGTTTTTCCTCACCCCAAGTAGCCCTGAGCGGTTGTCGATTCGCGCTTTCCGCTGGTTTTCCATATTGATGCCAGCATCAACATCACGAAGATTTGCCATGCGATCGTCCAACGGGTTCCCGTTCACATGATCAATAACGCCTCTTGGCCATTCGCCCGTCATGTACAACCATGCAAGTCGTGAGGCAAACACAGCCTTTCCACGGAAGTAGATTCGCCTTCTCCCGTGACACGTAAAGCCTGCGACGGTCCCGCTTTTTGCTCGCTGACCGATAGTGATCCGGCGCAAAAACACCCCGGTTTCCGGGTCGTACACATACAACCGGCGCACCTCCTTCGCATCCGATAGGCCCGTTTCAGGGTTCGGAATCAACCAACCCTTTTTCGAGCGGGCAGCGTTCGGGCTCAGGTCGGCCGGTGGCCACGGCAGGGTGAAGTGCAGCGGCTCAACCATGGCGTCGTATCCAGTCCAGGTAGGCAGACATCGCCGTGAAGCCCAGGCCGATGTGCTTGTTGCGGATGCCCCGGATTCCGCAGTGCCAGATGCCGCGGATCTTGATGATGCGGGGCTTCATGCGGCAGCCTTTCGCAGCCGCAGCGCCCGGCCGCCCAGGTAGTGCGATGCCCGCGCCTCGTCGCCTTGCGCAATCTCCGACAAAAAGCAGTCGTCGCACAAATCCGAAAACTCGTCAGCGGCCAAACCGATGTCGGCCTGGATCTCCGCGATCTGCTCGTCGGAGTACGGTCCGTGGTGCACGGGCGAATCACACAGCTCGCACAGGCCCTGCTTCGCTTTTTCAATGGCGTTCATCGTCTTTTCCTCGTTTCCTTTTCCGGCTCCGGCGCCAGCTGCCACTCCGGCGCCTTTGCCATCCGCCTGATTTCCACCTCGGGCAACCCCAGCGCCATCGCTTGCTGCAATGCCGTACGGCACCGGGCCTGCGTGTTCGTCGCGCCCAGGCGCAGGGTTCGCTGCAGGTACTGGATGCGCCTGGCCGCGCAGTGCAGGCACCCGTCCGCGAACATTCGGTACTGGTGCGGCGCCTCGCGCGCTTCGTCGCAGCACTCGCACATTCATCGCGCCCCCAGTGCAAAAAACGGGTTGGAATGGTCCTTCCAGGATGTACCCCGCTTGATGTTGTTGATGACCGACTTGTTCACCCCGTAGCGGGCAGCAAGCACGGGGCCGGATTCGCTGCTCAGTCGGATCTCGCGGGCCTTCTCCATGTCCAGCTTTGCAGATTCGGCGCGCTTGAAGGCGGCGATCTTTGCGGCACGGGCCACCCCGGAAAACGCACCTTTGGCCGCTGCTGCCTGGGAAACAGCGGCAGTCGTGCTGGCCTTCAGGTGGGCCGGGTTCACGCACAGCTTTTCACCGCAGGTGGTCACGACTGGCTGCCGCGGCATGGCCGGTGTGCCCACAAAGTCCAGCACCAGCCGGCGCACCAGACGGCAACCACAGCCGCGCACCTTGACGATGGGGTATCCGCCGTCGCTGGTCGCGTTCTTCCACAGCCAGCAGTCGGCCACCTCGTGGCAGCGGTCTTTGATCGTTTCGAGGGTGATGGTTGGCGCATGCGCGGTCATGCAGCACCCCCTGCCATAACCGGCTCGCCCAGCACGCGTAGCGCGGCATTGACGACCTCTTGCGAATGCTTTACCCCAGCTTGCACGTCATCGAGGATGTTCATCGCGTCAACCTTCTGCTGCGCCAGCTGCTTGCGCTGCTCTGTGTCCTCGGCTTGACGGATCGCCTCGCGGGCGCGCTCCTCGCGCTGCCTGGCAGCGCTGTTTGCCAGCGTCTCGCGCAGGACGGCCAGACGCTCGCGCACCTCGGGCGGCGCATCCTTGATGGGCACCACATTGCCCGTCAGCAGAGCAACCGGGTTGAACACCGGGCTGAATGCCAGCGCAGGCGCGTGCTTGCTCGCTTCCTGGGCCGACAGGTAGCCCAGGCTCACGGCACGCTCTACCGCTGGGGCGCGCAGCTCCTGGTCCCAGCCCACCGATACCGTCACGGCGGGCGTGCGGCGTTCTTCGCGGGCCGTGCGGCACAGGCGCTCGTAGGAGGAAATGAAAGCCATGCGTGCGCCCACCATGTCGCCCCGGGCGCCCAGGTCGCGCGCCACACCCCAGGCTTCCTGCATTTCACTGGTCCAGACGATGGTGTTGCGCTCATCGAGGGCGGTCACGGCAATGGCCCATGCCTCATTCGCGGCGGGTCGGCCCATCACCTCGTCGATGCGGTCCAGCACGGCCTTGGGTGTCAGCCTTCCGGTGTGCTCGGTGCGCACGCGCGACAGGGCCTTGGCCAGCACATCGCGGGGGTAGGTGCTCAGGTCGTCGGCCAGCAGCGCGGCGGCATTGGGCTTGATTTCATGGCCCAGCAGCTCGGCCGTGGCGGCAATCTGGCCCACCAGCCAGGTCAGGTCTTGGTCATTCATGCGGGTGCTCCTTGCCGGCGCTGGCGCAGGATAGCCATGGCCTCCGTTGCAACGTCGGCGTTCGATTGGGTCTGGTCGATCTGCTTGGCGCGGGTGCCCGTCATCGCGGAACCTGCAGCCCATTGCGTGCGGTATCCCTCGGCGCCCGACAGCAGCAGGCCCACGTCGTGCACCTTGCGGACCACAAAGGCGTCGCTCACGCGGTCCACGTAAAACGCGGCCACCAGCGGCGATTCCACGAAGCCGATGCGCTGCACGAACTGCTTGACCTTGGCGTTCACCGACTGGTTGCGTACGGGCTTGGCACCGTAGCGGCGTTCGTACGAAAGGCTGTACGCGGCCCAGGTGTGCTTGCACGCCGACTGCAGCGCTGTCTCGGCGTCGTCCACCAACTCAGCCTTGACCTTCGCGGCGGTCGGCGCAGCCGGCCGGGAATTGGTCTGTTCAGTGGTTAGTTCATTGGTATGTTCTTTGCCCCTAGCCGATTCGGCTACGGGGGGGGTAGCCGATTCGGCTACGGGCCCCCTAGCCTGTTCGGCTACCGTAGCCGCATCGGCTACCGTAGTCTGTTCGGCTACTGTTGTGGGGCCAACAACCGTAGCCGATTGGGCTACGGTAGTCGCAGGGGCTACCGTAGCCGATTGGGCTACGGTTGTTGCAGTGATTCCAGGGTTGCAAAGGGTGTAGCGGCTGGCTTTCGAGTGCCCACCGGCCCCCACCTTGAGCAGCCATCCCAGCGTCACCAGGGCCGTCGTAGCGGCGCTGATGTTCGAGGGGTGCATACCCGTGCGCTCCGCAATGGCTGCGCGTGAGGGCCACACCGTATCCGTGGTGCGGCTGCGGAACGAAAACAACGCGATCAACACGCGCGTTTGCTCCAGTGTCAGCCGCTTGTCCTGGATGACTTCCATAGGAACCAGTGAGAACTGGCCTTCGGTCATAGCGATGTCCCACGGGCGTACACGCGCCCGCCTGCTGTGCCATGCCCCTTGACACGCGGGGCGTACCCCACGGGTGCAATCAAGCCTTCGCGGATGGCCTTGGCAAACACTGCGCCGAATGCGCGGTCATCGCGCGGGCGGATGCCAGCCATCTTTGCGGCGTTCACGATGTCCTCGCCACGGAATTGCGTGCCACTGGGGGCGGACAGCATCGTGCGGCGGATGTGCTCCAGCACGCGCTCGGAAAAGCCCGGGGCATCCTGGTCAGCGCGATCTGTTGCGCGCTGGCTGGCTTCGTCACCCAGCTTACGGGCAGAGTGCACGCGGATGGAAAAAGCGGCGGCGGTCATTTCGTGCTCGCCTTGTTGTCGCCATACGCGCGAGGCGCCATGGTCACAGTGCGGCGCCCATTGCGGTCCAGCGCCTGGTGCACATTGCCCTGCTTGGGCGCGGCGCTGCTGTTGGTTTTCTTGGGCGGGATGGCAGGGATGTCGAGATCCGGGCCGCGGGGTCTGACCGTGAGGAACGGGCTCAGGCAGGATGTGTTACCCATGGCTGGCCGCTCCTGATTCGGGGGCCCCAAAATGACCTATGAGCTTCGTGAGCGCTTCGATACGCTTCTCGTCATGGCTCACCTTCTCAACGATCATTTGTCGGTAGCTCTTGCCGTGCACCAGCAAGTACACGCAGTCCCGCACGGCGCACGACGGGTCAATCCCGCGCATGGAGCACTGCTGCAGGAACAGGGTGTGCGTGTGCTCATCGACCTTCGTTTTCAGGTCGTGGTCCAGCTTGCCCAAGGGGCCGGCAATGCCGCGAGCGAATGCGATGTCGCCCAGGTCGTCATCGGTGGTGTCGTCGATCTGGGGGTCAACCATGTGTGACCTCCTTGGCTTCGGCTGCGGGGGTCAGCTTTGCTTGGGCCGCGATGTAGTCGGCGCGCGCTGCAAGGGCCGCGTCAGGCGTCAAGTAGGACCCGACGTACTTGCTGCCCACCATTACCTGGTATCGATCCGCGCGCCCATCTTTGCCCTTGATGTGGGCATAGCCGCGACCGCGAAGAAGCTCATGCTTCTGCGGGTTGGCTTCAAGATATGCAGTCCTAGCGGCCACGGCTTCGGCTTCGGATTTGAAGAATCCGAGGCGTGTTTGGCCGACTTTTGCGAGCCAAGCCATCTCGCGGCCCGGGTACAGGCAATAGACGCCCCGGTTAGCCTTGGCCTTGCCCTTCCATTGCTTGACGGCTTCCTGGCTGTTCTCCGTTGCAAGCTGGATGTGCACGTTGCCCATCTCGTAGCAACCAGCGTCGCTGACACGAGACATCACGTACTTGCCTTTTCCTCTTCCCCGAAGGTGCAACTTCCCGCTGGTTTGCCAGATGGCGAACCATTGACCAAAGCTCAGCTTCCAATCGATCCCGCGAATCTTGGCGTGGTTGCGTTGCTTCTGGAATGCGTACGTCACACCATCTTTTCGCAGCTGCTCCACCACTGCGCGCGGCAATCCGTACTTTGCAATGCTCCGCGCTTCCTTGTCCTGCTCACGGGCCAGCGCCTGGGCTGCGGCTACGACGGACTTACCTCCGTCAATAGACTTGACGCCTCGCTTGCCAAGCAACTGACGGACGCGCTCCCGAGTGATGCCGAATTGGTCCCCAATCTTTTGCAGCGTGACCCCTTGGCGGTACATGCTCACCATCTTTCCGATGCGAGCTTGGCGCCCCTCAGTCAATGGGCTTCTGTACCCGCGCTTGAGGTTCACGCCAATTACGCGGGCGGCAAAGCGAACGGCGCTAGGCTTCATGCCCAACTCGATCGCAATTTCATCGGGAGTTTTCCCGGCTTCTCCAAGGATCATCAACTTCGCATCCCGATCCTTGCGGGCGACATCCAGTCGCTCCAACTTGAAGCCTGCAGCCCGCGCCCAGGCGTACACCGCTCCAACCGCAATCTTTTCAATCGACGCGATCTCCTTGGCGGTTTTGCCCTCATAAGCAAGGGCCTCGATTCGAGCGTCCCGCTCAATCAAACGTGTGGCGCGGCCGGTCATGCAACCTCCTTCGCGGGGGCCAAAAACACATCTGGCCGAACGGCCTTCAGGTACATCAGCCGAGCCTTCGGAATCTCTCGCTGCTCGCCGGTTTCTGGGTCAATCCCAAACCACTGCGACACCGCTTGCGGCGTGCACTCGCAGAGTTTTGCGACTTCGGATGTGCCGCCAAGCGCGGCGATGATTTTTTCGTGGTCCATGCCGTTATTAAAGCATGCTTTACGCCAAAACGGCAAGCATTCTTTATGGCGGGTTGTGTAAGCTAGCTTTATGTCCTATGGCCAACGACTCAAAGAAGCTCTCGACCACTCTGGCCGAGGTCGCAAAGAGCTTGCCGAGGCAATTGGCCGATCTGTTCAGGCGGTTGGCGACGTCCTCAATGGGAAGTCAAAGGCGTT encodes the following:
- a CDS encoding sigma factor-like helix-turn-helix DNA-binding protein — protein: MTGRATRLIERDARIEALAYEGKTAKEIASIEKIAVGAVYAWARAAGFKLERLDVARKDRDAKLMILGEAGKTPDEIAIELGMKPSAVRFAARVIGVNLKRGYRSPLTEGRQARIGKMVSMYRQGVTLQKIGDQFGITRERVRQLLGKRGVKSIDGGKSVVAAAQALAREQDKEARSIAKYGLPRAVVEQLRKDGVTYAFQKQRNHAKIRGIDWKLSFGQWFAIWQTSGKLHLRGRGKGKYVMSRVSDAGCYEMGNVHIQLATENSQEAVKQWKGKAKANRGVYCLYPGREMAWLAKVGQTRLGFFKSEAEAVAARTAYLEANPQKHELLRGRGYAHIKGKDGRADRYQVMVGSKYVGSYLTPDAALAARADYIAAQAKLTPAAEAKEVTHG